One window of Akkermansia biwaensis genomic DNA carries:
- a CDS encoding MFS transporter produces the protein MRTFTWPIALLLLGLLFQTVAFAVLNTVVPLWMEQADAAVWETGMVGSFFFLGNLAGTLMAGWLIRRTGFNGSYRCACVLCAVSTLLLMAVSGVAAWSGLRFLTGASCALVWVVVESALLRAGTLKTRGVLLASYMVVYYLGTVLGQLLIGWFPSDMVVVVSEVCGLSVAGMIPLLFARLKSDAGSGELSPRVEIRPLLRRRSVVLGVAGCMISGVVLGTIYCLMPLFLKHQGMSHSSVGYWMALLIAAAILGQWPMGRLSDRYGRAFVMKCQSLLVIAACAGLMARGGLMAPSLVALGLAGFSLYPIAMAWGCEEASRDELVTMNQLLLLSYSVGTLAGPSLTSFLMQRYSDNWMPLVIALVALLYMPVLIVGGHRAGRASR, from the coding sequence ATGCGTACATTTACATGGCCCATTGCATTGTTGCTGCTCGGTTTGCTGTTTCAGACCGTGGCGTTCGCCGTACTGAATACGGTGGTTCCGCTGTGGATGGAGCAGGCGGATGCGGCCGTGTGGGAGACCGGCATGGTGGGGTCTTTCTTTTTTCTGGGGAACCTGGCCGGCACCCTCATGGCCGGGTGGCTGATACGCAGGACGGGGTTCAACGGCAGCTACCGCTGCGCGTGCGTGCTGTGCGCCGTGTCCACGCTCCTGCTGATGGCCGTTTCCGGAGTTGCTGCCTGGAGCGGTCTCAGGTTTTTGACGGGAGCAAGCTGCGCCCTGGTTTGGGTGGTGGTGGAGAGCGCCCTGCTGAGGGCGGGAACGCTGAAGACCCGCGGCGTTCTTCTGGCTTCCTACATGGTGGTTTATTATCTGGGCACCGTGCTGGGCCAGTTGCTGATCGGCTGGTTCCCCAGCGACATGGTTGTGGTGGTCTCCGAAGTGTGCGGATTGTCCGTCGCCGGCATGATTCCGCTGTTGTTCGCCCGCTTGAAGTCGGATGCCGGCAGCGGGGAGCTTTCCCCCCGCGTGGAAATCCGGCCCCTGCTGAGACGCCGCAGCGTGGTGCTGGGCGTGGCGGGCTGCATGATTTCCGGCGTGGTTCTGGGAACGATTTACTGTCTGATGCCCCTGTTCCTGAAACACCAGGGCATGAGCCATTCCTCCGTGGGGTATTGGATGGCCCTGCTGATTGCCGCGGCCATTCTGGGGCAATGGCCCATGGGGCGGCTGTCTGACAGGTACGGGCGCGCCTTCGTGATGAAGTGCCAGTCCCTGCTGGTGATAGCCGCCTGCGCCGGCCTGATGGCCAGGGGCGGATTGATGGCCCCCTCCCTGGTCGCCCTCGGCCTGGCGGGTTTTTCCCTGTATCCCATCGCCATGGCCTGGGGATGCGAAGAAGCCTCCCGCGACGAGCTGGTGACGATGAACCAGCTCCTGCTGCTGAGCTATTCCGTGGGGACGCTGGCCGGTCCTTCCCTGACGTCGTTCCTGATGCAGCGTTATTCGGACAACTGGATGCCGCTGGTCATTGCCCTGGTGGCCCTGCTGTACATGCCCGTGCTGATCGTAGGGGGACACCGGGCGGGCAGGGCGTCCCGGTAG
- the rpoN gene encoding RNA polymerase factor sigma-54, producing the protein MSEVSLQHGMTRQMVAGQSMQTGMQILQASSLELKQLIRQALETNPLLEDVPDASPEALADEPSGDLDDVRDDGWNEFTAEGRPSAEAAARRDFMYESVVAPESLKSHLMDQAVHSALTGRTREALLLLIDSLDDRGFLTESPEELEERECFSMKDMGEALAVLRGMDPPGVGARDLRDSLLIQLEQRGLKRSLAFRLVKRCWRELAAHKYGEAALLLGAEPEEVAAALEIVRSLTPDPGCAYAPGGNPHILPDVVVEESASGELEVTLTSEYLPKLSMNEQYMEMMAEGSGNRDLRQYLRKAFREGQELMRALDMRQETILKLARAIVRKQEAFFRAGPSHLKAMGMEEIADELGVHVSTVSRACRDKYLLCKWGMRELRAFFSSGVSAGGEAASGAGENSVASGAVQELMRALIAAENPARPLSDARLAAALQEKGVNIARRTVAKYREQMKILPASLRKGI; encoded by the coding sequence ATGAGCGAGGTGTCCCTGCAGCACGGAATGACGCGCCAGATGGTGGCGGGACAGTCCATGCAGACGGGGATGCAGATTCTCCAGGCTTCCTCTCTGGAGCTGAAGCAGTTGATCCGTCAGGCCCTGGAGACGAACCCCCTGCTGGAGGATGTGCCGGACGCTTCCCCGGAGGCGCTTGCGGATGAGCCGTCCGGAGACCTTGACGACGTGAGGGATGACGGCTGGAACGAGTTTACGGCGGAAGGACGCCCTTCCGCGGAGGCCGCGGCACGGCGGGATTTCATGTATGAGTCCGTGGTGGCTCCGGAGTCTCTCAAGTCCCATCTGATGGACCAGGCGGTTCATTCCGCGCTGACCGGGCGGACCAGGGAAGCCCTGCTGCTGCTGATTGATTCCCTGGATGACCGGGGATTTCTGACGGAGTCTCCGGAAGAACTGGAAGAGAGGGAATGTTTCAGCATGAAGGATATGGGAGAGGCTCTCGCGGTGTTGAGAGGGATGGACCCGCCCGGAGTGGGGGCCCGGGATTTGAGAGATTCCCTTCTGATTCAACTGGAACAGCGCGGGCTAAAGCGGTCGCTGGCGTTCCGTCTGGTCAAACGGTGCTGGCGGGAGCTGGCGGCGCACAAGTATGGAGAGGCCGCTCTCCTGTTGGGTGCGGAACCGGAGGAAGTGGCGGCGGCTCTGGAGATTGTCAGGAGCCTGACTCCCGATCCCGGCTGCGCCTATGCGCCGGGCGGCAATCCGCATATTCTGCCGGATGTGGTCGTGGAGGAGTCGGCCTCCGGTGAACTGGAAGTGACGCTGACTTCGGAATACCTTCCGAAATTGTCCATGAATGAACAGTACATGGAGATGATGGCGGAAGGGTCCGGAAACCGGGATTTGCGCCAGTACCTCCGCAAGGCGTTCCGGGAGGGCCAGGAACTGATGCGCGCGCTGGACATGAGGCAGGAGACCATTCTCAAGCTGGCCCGGGCCATTGTCCGGAAACAGGAAGCCTTTTTCAGGGCCGGGCCGTCTCATCTGAAGGCTATGGGCATGGAGGAGATTGCGGACGAGCTGGGCGTGCATGTTTCCACCGTTTCCCGCGCCTGCCGTGACAAATACCTGTTGTGCAAGTGGGGGATGAGGGAGTTGAGGGCCTTTTTCAGCTCCGGAGTCTCCGCGGGCGGTGAGGCCGCATCCGGCGCCGGGGAGAATTCGGTTGCTTCCGGAGCTGTCCAGGAGTTGATGCGGGCGTTGATCGCGGCGGAGAATCCGGCCAGGCCCCTCAGCGATGCCAGGCTGGCTGCCGCCCTCCAGGAGAAGGGGGTGAATATCGCCCGCAGAACGGTAGCGAAGTACCGCGAACAGATGAAGATTCTGCCCGCCTCCCTGCGCAAGGGGATATGA
- a CDS encoding discoidin domain-containing protein codes for MNISHLILCTSLLAAPICAGQDFTEPEAAAPVVASPLPSSMAQKISSGDFAGLQTEIREALQAAGEQTKATQKLLQDNKYRHLLDIHELLRVTGPDNMKAIFSKSPQDAAFVKAFLQNPVWMELYLGAGLIPENSPAGIQILSDIWKADGKSPDFRTYQSLATGIASVFSTGPFAGKLKANSANCNPVRRYQIFKKLHQENKLHPGFIKLRPWEIRFVTGIHWDDKSYEWLNEHINLPWRRYTDACWAAPYTGSNFFGDTIQGPLFYVPWRDSSGEAENTRTIGGVCGGLSHFGTMAAQAHGIPAYPVGQPGHCAYAVRVKRGQWKGGFGGPDGGMHNHIFGSEAPTSYLLMEAVFADNEKIDLAYQWASQARLDEILGNKDKAIQSWQEALKQTPLHPFFRTELQRLLLEKQGMQPIDWYVYAKDALSHYKGNGFAAFNILKDVQNKFLMDIPAADRIAWFRDLHETIAATPTSWAVKFQPVLDSQSAFLTTPQEKAAYLETVLSTHLKTGDGTNFGQALEWAVKTFVENGQADTFSSAFAKVAQQAGGNDASGAAPDPKKLKEAYGKAIYATEVARSIPAFQTLSKAAASFSDANTSSSTVNTPVPQGWKLVPADGMVRCSTTCQWDSPWDHINLLRPCGGSHHTDKETNPNVIVELKNGVNLAGLIITKRNGNEDRMKKMEVSTSTDGATWFPLASTDNMPKEWIVTAPEGTRAKWIKVEAKNAQPEFMHLRHILVYEK; via the coding sequence ATGAATATTTCACACCTTATTCTCTGTACCTCCCTGCTTGCCGCGCCCATCTGCGCGGGTCAGGACTTTACGGAACCGGAAGCGGCAGCTCCGGTCGTTGCCAGTCCCCTGCCTTCCTCCATGGCACAAAAAATTTCCTCCGGCGATTTTGCCGGCCTGCAAACGGAAATCAGGGAAGCCCTGCAAGCCGCCGGCGAACAAACCAAGGCCACCCAGAAACTGCTGCAAGACAACAAATACCGGCACCTGCTGGACATTCACGAGCTGCTGCGCGTTACGGGACCGGACAACATGAAAGCCATCTTCTCCAAAAGCCCCCAGGATGCGGCCTTCGTCAAGGCATTCCTGCAAAACCCGGTGTGGATGGAACTCTACCTGGGCGCGGGCCTCATTCCGGAAAACTCCCCGGCCGGCATCCAAATTCTTTCCGATATCTGGAAAGCCGACGGCAAAAGCCCGGACTTCCGCACCTACCAGTCTCTGGCTACGGGAATCGCCTCCGTCTTCTCCACGGGTCCCTTCGCTGGAAAACTGAAGGCCAACTCCGCCAACTGCAACCCCGTGCGCCGCTACCAAATCTTTAAAAAACTGCATCAGGAAAACAAGCTGCACCCCGGCTTCATCAAGCTGCGCCCGTGGGAAATCCGCTTCGTCACCGGCATCCATTGGGACGACAAATCCTATGAATGGCTCAACGAGCACATCAACCTGCCCTGGCGGCGCTACACGGACGCCTGCTGGGCCGCTCCCTATACGGGCAGCAACTTCTTTGGAGACACCATCCAGGGCCCCCTCTTCTACGTCCCGTGGCGTGACTCCAGCGGCGAGGCGGAAAACACCCGGACCATCGGCGGCGTCTGCGGCGGCCTCTCCCACTTCGGGACCATGGCGGCGCAGGCGCACGGCATTCCGGCCTATCCCGTGGGCCAGCCCGGCCACTGCGCCTATGCGGTGCGCGTGAAGCGCGGACAATGGAAAGGCGGTTTCGGCGGTCCGGACGGCGGCATGCACAACCACATCTTCGGCAGCGAGGCGCCTACCTCCTACCTGCTGATGGAAGCCGTTTTTGCGGACAATGAAAAAATAGACCTGGCGTACCAGTGGGCATCCCAGGCCCGGCTTGACGAAATCCTAGGCAACAAGGACAAGGCCATCCAATCCTGGCAGGAAGCGCTCAAACAAACGCCCCTCCATCCTTTCTTCCGCACGGAGCTTCAGCGGCTTCTTCTGGAAAAACAGGGCATGCAGCCCATCGACTGGTACGTGTACGCCAAGGACGCCCTCTCCCACTACAAGGGCAACGGATTCGCCGCCTTCAACATCCTCAAGGACGTACAGAACAAATTCCTGATGGACATTCCCGCCGCCGACCGCATTGCCTGGTTCCGGGACCTGCATGAAACGATTGCCGCCACGCCCACCTCATGGGCGGTGAAATTCCAGCCTGTGCTGGATTCCCAGTCCGCCTTCCTGACCACCCCGCAGGAAAAGGCGGCCTATCTGGAAACGGTTCTCTCCACCCATCTGAAAACGGGAGACGGCACCAACTTCGGACAGGCGCTGGAATGGGCCGTCAAAACCTTTGTGGAAAACGGACAGGCCGACACCTTCTCCAGCGCGTTCGCCAAGGTGGCCCAGCAGGCAGGCGGCAATGACGCCTCCGGCGCTGCTCCTGACCCCAAAAAGCTGAAAGAAGCGTACGGAAAGGCCATTTACGCCACGGAAGTGGCGCGCTCCATTCCGGCCTTCCAGACCCTGAGCAAGGCCGCGGCCTCCTTCTCGGACGCCAACACCTCCTCCAGCACCGTCAACACACCTGTTCCCCAGGGCTGGAAACTCGTCCCCGCCGACGGCATGGTCAGATGCTCCACCACCTGCCAGTGGGACAGCCCGTGGGACCACATCAACCTGCTGCGTCCCTGCGGCGGCTCCCACCACACGGACAAGGAAACCAATCCGAACGTCATTGTGGAACTGAAAAACGGCGTGAATCTGGCGGGACTCATCATCACCAAGCGCAACGGTAATGAAGACCGCATGAAAAAGATGGAAGTCTCCACCTCCACGGACGGCGCCACCTGGTTCCCCCTGGCCTCCACGGACAACATGCCCAAGGAATGGATCGTCACCGCTCCGGAAGGCACCAGGGCAAAGTGGATCAAGGTGGAAGCCAAAAACGCCCAGCCCGAATTCATGCACCTGCGCCACATCCTCGTTTACGAAAAGTAA
- a CDS encoding replication-associated recombination protein A, with translation MDLFSLQEAESREGFEPGADTSVMPLAARMRPRSLDEVAGQRHLLAPGKLLRRAIETDRFTSLIFYGPPGCGKTTLASVIARTTNAHFMMLNGVESNVAEIRERIAQAQMRMSMHGRKTVLFVDELHRFNKAQQDVLLPHLEKGTVRFIGATTENPYFAINSPLLSRSQVFPLEPVPEEELVSLLKRALADAERGLGASRVDMEEEALNHLAAKADGDARKALTALEVAVLSTPVGDDGIVHVDLSVAEESIQRKAIKYDRLGDSHYDTISAFIKSMRGSDPDAALYWLGMMLEAGEDIRFIGRRLVIAASEDVGLADSNALRVALDAARAAEMVGMPEARIPLAHATVYLATAPKSNSAYMGINAAMNDVRNGKTLAVPEHLRTPTRKKMAAAGGADAARLEYLYSHDYPEHYVPQAYLPEGRVYYTPTRNGLELRISERMEYRRKMAEEAVKGPDKPTKE, from the coding sequence ATGGATTTGTTCAGTTTACAGGAGGCCGAATCCCGGGAGGGCTTTGAGCCCGGCGCGGATACGTCCGTCATGCCGCTGGCCGCGCGCATGCGGCCCCGTTCCCTGGACGAAGTGGCCGGACAAAGGCATTTGCTGGCTCCCGGCAAGCTGCTGAGGCGCGCTATTGAAACGGACAGGTTCACTTCCCTGATTTTTTACGGCCCTCCCGGCTGCGGCAAGACCACGCTGGCTTCCGTCATCGCACGCACGACAAACGCCCATTTCATGATGCTCAACGGGGTGGAGTCCAACGTGGCCGAGATCCGGGAGCGCATCGCCCAGGCGCAGATGCGCATGAGCATGCATGGCCGCAAGACCGTGCTGTTCGTGGATGAACTGCACCGCTTTAACAAGGCCCAGCAGGACGTGCTGCTGCCCCATTTGGAGAAGGGCACCGTCAGGTTCATCGGAGCCACGACGGAGAATCCCTATTTTGCCATTAATTCCCCTCTGCTTTCCCGTTCCCAGGTGTTTCCGCTGGAGCCAGTTCCGGAAGAGGAACTGGTTTCCCTGCTGAAGCGCGCCCTGGCGGATGCGGAACGCGGCCTGGGTGCGTCCCGCGTGGACATGGAGGAGGAAGCTCTGAACCATCTGGCCGCCAAGGCGGACGGAGACGCCAGAAAGGCTCTCACGGCCCTGGAAGTGGCCGTGCTTTCCACGCCTGTGGGGGATGACGGAATCGTCCACGTGGATCTATCTGTGGCGGAGGAGTCCATCCAGCGCAAGGCGATCAAGTATGACCGCCTGGGCGATTCCCATTACGATACGATTTCCGCCTTTATCAAGTCCATGCGGGGTTCCGACCCGGACGCCGCCCTGTACTGGCTGGGGATGATGCTGGAGGCGGGGGAGGATATCCGTTTTATTGGGCGGCGGCTGGTGATCGCCGCTTCGGAGGACGTCGGTCTGGCGGATTCCAATGCCTTGCGCGTGGCCCTGGATGCGGCCCGGGCGGCGGAAATGGTCGGGATGCCGGAAGCCCGCATTCCCCTGGCTCACGCTACGGTATATCTGGCGACCGCTCCCAAGAGCAATTCCGCCTATATGGGGATTAACGCCGCCATGAACGACGTGCGGAATGGCAAGACACTTGCCGTGCCGGAGCATCTCCGGACGCCCACGCGCAAAAAAATGGCCGCGGCCGGAGGGGCGGACGCCGCCCGTCTGGAATACCTGTATTCCCACGATTATCCGGAGCATTACGTTCCGCAGGCCTACCTGCCGGAAGGGCGCGTGTACTACACGCCCACCCGGAACGGCCTGGAATTACGCATCAGCGAACGGATGGAATACCGCCGCAAAATGGCGGAAGAAGCCGTAAAGGGGCCGGATAAGCCGACAAAGGAGTAG
- a CDS encoding GDSL-type esterase/lipase family protein, with translation MKSSLFICFLMCVAVWSKADPAPARQDAAAVAAPARESSWQDMKRLDFTVAGRPALVIVPDKPLPGNPWIWRTEFFNAFPAADIALAKKGFHIGYINMENMYGSPDAMKLMDAYYDYMTREYRLDPKPVLEGLSRGALFAFNWASRNPEKVAGLYVDAPVCDFKSWPGGKGTGKGSPEDWKRLCQAYRLTPEQALAYKKNPVDTLLPLAKAKIPILAVVGDDDDTVPVSENTAVVEKKYRKLGGPIRVIHKPGISHHPHGLLNPAAIVNFAFRAAGAVPPVRVVCIGDSITFGAGSNREERWSARLQNALGEKYEVFNLGISGTTLQSKGDSPYTAKDNYTIARQIEGDIILIALGTNDSKPANWKNAAAFSRDYETMIKELRTGNPKAEIYCLLPVPAYPGNYGIRDSIIRGEVIPAIRKVAGKAKCRVIDLYTPMKGEGSKVPDKVHPNGAGHAIMAQHIYKAITGRKMPE, from the coding sequence ATGAAATCTTCCTTGTTCATCTGCTTTCTGATGTGCGTGGCCGTGTGGAGCAAAGCCGACCCGGCCCCGGCACGCCAGGATGCCGCCGCGGTTGCCGCTCCCGCCAGAGAATCCTCCTGGCAGGATATGAAGCGTCTGGACTTCACCGTGGCTGGACGCCCCGCCCTGGTAATCGTGCCGGACAAGCCGCTTCCCGGCAATCCCTGGATTTGGAGAACGGAATTTTTCAATGCCTTTCCTGCGGCCGACATCGCTCTGGCGAAAAAGGGATTCCATATAGGCTACATCAACATGGAAAATATGTACGGCTCCCCCGATGCCATGAAACTGATGGATGCCTACTACGACTACATGACCCGGGAATACAGGCTTGATCCCAAACCGGTGCTGGAAGGCCTGAGCCGCGGCGCCCTCTTTGCCTTTAACTGGGCTTCCCGGAATCCGGAAAAGGTAGCGGGTCTGTATGTGGACGCTCCCGTGTGCGACTTCAAAAGCTGGCCCGGAGGCAAAGGCACGGGAAAGGGTTCCCCCGAAGACTGGAAAAGATTGTGCCAGGCCTACCGACTGACTCCCGAACAGGCCCTGGCTTACAAAAAGAATCCCGTCGATACACTGCTCCCCCTGGCGAAGGCGAAAATCCCCATTCTGGCTGTGGTCGGAGATGACGATGACACCGTGCCCGTTTCCGAAAATACTGCCGTGGTTGAGAAGAAATACAGGAAACTGGGAGGTCCCATCCGTGTGATCCACAAGCCAGGCATCAGCCACCATCCCCACGGCCTCCTGAATCCGGCGGCCATCGTCAACTTCGCATTCCGGGCGGCAGGCGCGGTTCCTCCGGTACGGGTTGTGTGTATCGGAGACAGCATCACCTTCGGAGCGGGCTCAAACCGGGAGGAACGATGGTCCGCCCGCCTCCAAAACGCCCTTGGTGAAAAATACGAGGTTTTCAATCTCGGCATCAGCGGAACAACACTGCAAAGTAAAGGGGACAGCCCGTACACCGCCAAGGACAACTACACGATTGCCCGGCAGATTGAAGGGGATATTATTCTGATCGCGCTCGGCACCAATGATTCGAAACCTGCCAACTGGAAAAATGCCGCTGCATTTTCCAGGGACTATGAAACAATGATCAAGGAGCTGAGAACCGGCAATCCGAAGGCTGAAATCTATTGCCTGCTTCCCGTCCCCGCCTATCCCGGAAACTACGGCATCCGCGACTCCATCATCAGAGGGGAAGTCATCCCGGCCATCAGGAAAGTGGCCGGAAAGGCCAAATGCCGGGTGATCGACCTCTATACCCCGATGAAAGGAGAAGGAAGCAAGGTTCCGGACAAGGTGCATCCCAACGGCGCAGGACATGCCATCATGGCGCAGCATATCTACAAGGCAATCACCGGCAGGAAAATGCCGGAATGA
- the eboE gene encoding metabolite traffic protein EboE — protein MKFYPACRSYVRLRNAPQAQPPSAISLPERKHVPRQHPPVPAMLSYCTNIHPAESWAETMEALRLHVPRIARELSAPLRNQPLGIGLRLSARATRELLESPEDLDSLKIWLNDNHARVETLNGFPYGSFHGERVKERVFQPDWTTPERFEYTCNLFRILALIGDERADTLTVSTLPASHSWFHADEERIFARLEAMSGFLDALSRQTGRLMQLGLEPEPFGHFHDTFGAIRFFDNLRNRSRRPELIERHIGLTYDTCHFAILREEPDFTLSAWEENNIALCKVQLSNALEFHMNGLESLDLLQEFDDGVYFHQTSIRHGNHTMLFPDMPNALAYARDYAEETRNSVWRIHYHIPLYASPEPPLKDTRSFIAKTLDYLHSHPSLRPHLEVETYTWSVLPDHMKIPLASQIAREMNYIAALQHS, from the coding sequence ATGAAATTTTACCCGGCCTGCCGTTCGTATGTACGTCTGAGGAACGCACCCCAGGCACAGCCACCTTCCGCCATCTCGCTCCCGGAGCGGAAGCACGTTCCTCGACAACACCCGCCCGTTCCCGCCATGCTTTCCTACTGCACCAACATCCACCCCGCCGAATCCTGGGCGGAAACCATGGAGGCGCTCCGCCTCCATGTGCCGCGCATTGCCCGGGAACTCTCCGCTCCCCTCCGGAACCAGCCTTTGGGAATCGGACTGCGCCTGTCGGCACGGGCGACGCGGGAACTGCTGGAATCCCCTGAGGACCTGGACTCCCTGAAAATCTGGCTGAATGACAACCATGCGCGGGTGGAAACCCTCAACGGCTTTCCCTACGGCAGTTTTCACGGAGAACGGGTGAAGGAGCGCGTCTTCCAGCCGGACTGGACTACTCCGGAACGCTTTGAATATACCTGCAACCTCTTCCGCATCCTGGCCCTCATCGGCGATGAACGGGCCGACACGCTGACCGTCAGCACGCTTCCCGCATCCCACAGCTGGTTCCACGCGGATGAAGAGCGGATTTTCGCGCGGCTGGAAGCCATGAGCGGATTCCTGGACGCGCTGAGCAGACAGACGGGACGCCTCATGCAGCTCGGCCTGGAGCCGGAACCCTTCGGCCATTTTCACGACACATTCGGGGCCATTCGCTTCTTTGACAACCTGCGCAACCGTTCCCGCCGCCCGGAACTCATCGAACGCCACATAGGGCTGACCTACGATACCTGCCACTTCGCCATTCTTCGGGAAGAACCGGATTTCACCCTCTCCGCCTGGGAGGAAAACAACATCGCCCTGTGCAAGGTCCAGCTCTCCAACGCCCTGGAATTCCACATGAACGGACTGGAAAGCCTGGACCTTCTCCAGGAATTTGACGACGGAGTCTATTTCCACCAGACCAGCATCCGGCACGGAAACCACACCATGCTTTTCCCGGACATGCCGAATGCCCTGGCCTACGCGCGGGATTATGCGGAGGAAACACGGAACTCCGTCTGGCGCATTCATTACCACATTCCCCTGTACGCGTCTCCGGAACCGCCTCTGAAAGACACGAGGTCTTTCATCGCCAAAACACTGGACTACCTGCATTCCCATCCCTCCCTCCGCCCCCATCTGGAAGTGGAAACCTACACATGGAGCGTACTTCCGGATCACATGAAAATTCCCCTGGCCTCCCAAATCGCACGGGAAATGAACTACATTGCCGCGCTTCAGCATTCATGA
- a CDS encoding manganese efflux pump MntP family protein: MDAFVVAFSFGLIIKKNRFRNGMEISLATGGGQFLMPVLGFFLTGTVHGYIAEWDHWLGFAVFTILGINVIREGWNHRTNKELPDVSSLTAFTLLGVGIATSIDALVAGISIYLSSVQCGASPPFHAVFLPAAVIGATTFLCTAAGFFLARKLHRFPSFHLEAGAGIILIGLGVKMLCDHMC; encoded by the coding sequence GTGGACGCCTTTGTAGTAGCCTTCTCCTTCGGCCTGATCATCAAGAAAAACCGGTTCCGCAACGGCATGGAAATATCCCTGGCCACCGGGGGCGGCCAATTCCTGATGCCCGTGCTGGGCTTCTTCCTCACGGGAACCGTACACGGCTACATAGCGGAATGGGACCACTGGCTGGGATTTGCCGTCTTCACCATACTGGGGATCAACGTCATCCGGGAGGGCTGGAACCACAGGACGAACAAGGAACTGCCCGACGTCTCTTCCCTGACGGCCTTCACCCTGCTGGGCGTCGGCATAGCCACCAGCATAGACGCCCTTGTAGCGGGCATCAGCATTTACCTTTCCTCCGTCCAATGCGGGGCCTCCCCGCCGTTCCACGCGGTATTCCTACCCGCGGCAGTCATTGGAGCCACCACCTTCCTCTGCACGGCTGCCGGCTTTTTCCTGGCCCGCAAACTGCACCGGTTCCCCTCTTTTCATCTGGAAGCTGGTGCGGGAATCATCCTCATCGGCCTGGGAGTGAAAATGCTCTGCGACCATATGTGCTGA
- a CDS encoding GDSL-type esterase/lipase family protein, producing the protein MKNLHALVLACLAPCLALSVLADAPSPLSPISREGTKNWKDRYDQQVEQLRNNPCGVLFLGDSITDYWDRGGKQAWDKMFKPYHPCNFGISGDQTTNLIYRITHSGMPAQTDPKLCIVMIGTNNTGHFKGGEDPEKTAIGILGVAQHLLVRFPDTHVLLLGIFPRGSGPQDKLRQHNDKINAIVAQCKLPRTTYVNINKRFLDSSGRLLPGISRDNLHFTEKGYAIWADAVLPYIKKYCRQ; encoded by the coding sequence ATGAAGAATTTACATGCACTTGTCCTGGCCTGCCTGGCGCCTTGTCTCGCCCTGTCCGTCCTGGCGGACGCCCCATCCCCCCTGTCCCCCATTTCCCGGGAAGGGACGAAAAACTGGAAAGACCGCTACGATCAACAGGTGGAGCAGCTCAGGAACAATCCCTGCGGCGTCCTGTTCCTGGGGGATTCCATCACGGACTACTGGGACCGGGGCGGAAAACAGGCATGGGATAAGATGTTCAAACCCTACCATCCCTGCAACTTCGGCATTTCCGGGGACCAGACTACCAACCTGATTTACCGCATCACTCATTCCGGCATGCCGGCACAGACGGATCCCAAACTGTGCATCGTCATGATCGGCACCAACAACACCGGACATTTCAAGGGAGGGGAAGACCCGGAAAAAACGGCCATCGGCATCCTGGGGGTGGCGCAGCACCTGCTGGTGCGCTTCCCGGACACGCACGTACTGCTTCTGGGAATTTTCCCCCGCGGCAGCGGCCCGCAAGACAAGCTGCGCCAGCACAATGATAAAATCAACGCCATTGTAGCGCAATGCAAACTGCCCCGCACCACTTATGTCAACATCAACAAGCGTTTTCTGGACTCCTCCGGCAGGCTTCTGCCCGGCATCAGCAGGGACAACCTGCACTTCACGGAAAAAGGCTACGCCATCTGGGCAGACGCCGTACTCCCCTACATCAAGAAATACTGCAGGCAGTAA